One genomic segment of Methanorbis rubei includes these proteins:
- the purM gene encoding phosphoribosylformylglycinamidine cyclo-ligase encodes MSKKYSYKDAGVDIDLEADGVKSLIRQLSFRRSGEHGMVGGVGHFAGMIDFGPKVLSLCTDGVGTKMRVADDLRDWSTVGIDCIAMNVNDMYVMNIEPIAFVDYIATEGIKADQMIQIGIGLNEGAKLSNMNIVGGETATLKGMVTGLDLAGTCLGVQDRDRVVSGEKVKPGDIIIGVASTGVHSNGYTLARKVATENGGYSVKLPSGKTIGEALITPTRIYSEVLDVCRAVEVHGMCHVTGGGLLNFLRISEYGFSIDDPMPVPEVLQWIAEKGELEINELYRTFNMGMGFAFIVPEASVAKILAMVDGAQVVGRVIEEHKVLLKGVEIL; translated from the coding sequence ATGAGCAAGAAATATTCATACAAAGATGCGGGAGTGGACATCGATCTGGAAGCAGACGGTGTCAAGTCACTTATTCGCCAGCTGAGTTTCCGGAGAAGCGGCGAACACGGCATGGTCGGCGGCGTCGGCCATTTTGCCGGAATGATCGACTTCGGACCAAAGGTTCTCTCGCTGTGCACTGACGGTGTCGGTACCAAAATGCGGGTGGCAGACGATCTCCGCGACTGGTCAACGGTCGGCATTGACTGTATTGCGATGAACGTCAACGACATGTACGTGATGAACATCGAGCCGATCGCGTTCGTGGACTACATCGCAACCGAAGGCATCAAAGCCGACCAGATGATTCAGATCGGTATCGGTCTGAACGAAGGTGCAAAACTTTCCAACATGAACATCGTTGGCGGCGAGACGGCGACCCTGAAAGGCATGGTGACCGGTCTGGATCTTGCTGGCACCTGTCTTGGTGTGCAGGACCGCGACCGCGTGGTGAGCGGCGAGAAAGTGAAGCCCGGCGATATCATCATCGGTGTTGCAAGTACCGGCGTTCACTCAAACGGCTACACGCTCGCAAGAAAAGTTGCCACTGAAAACGGCGGCTACTCGGTAAAACTTCCGTCCGGCAAAACGATTGGAGAGGCATTAATCACGCCGACCCGTATTTACTCCGAGGTTCTGGATGTCTGCCGTGCAGTTGAGGTCCATGGGATGTGCCATGTTACCGGCGGAGGACTGTTGAACTTCCTGCGCATCAGCGAGTACGGTTTCTCGATCGATGATCCGATGCCGGTTCCCGAGGTTCTGCAGTGGATTGCAGAAAAGGGTGAACTTGAGATAAACGAGCTCTACCGGACCTTCAACATGGGCATGGGCTTTGCGTTCATTGTCCCTGAAGCAAGTGTCGCAAAGATTCTTGCAATGGTTGATGGTGCCCAAGTGGTTGGCCGTGTGATTGAGGAACACAAGGTCCTGTTGAAGGGCGTTGAGATTCTCTAA
- a CDS encoding aspartate kinase produces the protein MRLVMKFGGTSVGDEKSIANVVNIIKESRDAGNEIAVVVSAMTRVTDQLIATAEEVINCKQKPALDAFIASLRSRHMKVLEAVAPDFVDEIGEYLDSRFMKLSNILLAVHNLRELTPRSRDYIISFGERLSAPIISAALRQGGVPSSYMSGCDAGILTDGVHNGATALPESYPRIQARVGALLTEQVPVVMGYMGCSADGAVTTLGRSGSDYSGAIIGAGIDADEILIWTDVDGVMTTDPRLIPEARVINSISFLEMMEMSYFGAKVIHPRALVPAMQKNIPVRVKNTFNPGHPGTVVIREPHADKRVVKAISLIKNGCLIKISGAIMAGRPGVAGEIFTALAEAGVNVMLISQGSSEMTISLIITEEHLDAALTALAEVKRRGVIREFDFDRDVAVVSVVGAGMAGTYGTLSRIFHGLGVGGINVMMLSQGSEVNVSFVVKEADGVKAVRAIHEEYHLEAEEQA, from the coding sequence ATGCGACTCGTAATGAAGTTTGGCGGAACCTCTGTTGGCGATGAAAAGAGCATTGCCAACGTGGTCAACATCATCAAGGAATCCCGCGACGCCGGTAATGAAATCGCAGTCGTTGTCTCGGCAATGACCCGCGTCACCGACCAGCTTATCGCAACCGCAGAAGAGGTCATCAACTGCAAACAGAAACCTGCTCTTGATGCATTCATTGCGTCCCTGCGCAGCCGCCACATGAAAGTGCTCGAAGCGGTCGCCCCCGACTTCGTGGACGAGATTGGCGAGTATCTTGACTCAAGATTCATGAAACTCTCCAACATCCTTCTCGCAGTCCACAACCTCCGCGAACTTACTCCGAGATCCAGAGACTACATCATCTCCTTTGGCGAGCGGCTGTCAGCTCCCATCATCTCCGCAGCACTTCGTCAGGGCGGTGTCCCAAGCAGCTACATGAGCGGCTGTGACGCAGGAATTCTCACCGACGGCGTGCACAACGGTGCAACCGCACTTCCGGAAAGCTACCCGAGAATTCAGGCACGCGTCGGCGCACTCCTCACCGAACAGGTGCCGGTCGTCATGGGATACATGGGCTGTTCCGCAGACGGCGCAGTCACCACGCTTGGCCGCAGCGGCTCTGATTACTCAGGGGCAATCATTGGTGCAGGAATTGACGCTGACGAGATCCTCATCTGGACCGACGTTGACGGTGTCATGACCACCGACCCGCGCCTTATCCCTGAAGCACGCGTGATCAACTCCATCTCCTTCCTTGAGATGATGGAGATGTCCTACTTTGGTGCGAAAGTCATCCACCCGCGAGCCCTTGTTCCGGCAATGCAGAAAAATATCCCGGTCCGCGTCAAGAACACCTTCAACCCCGGACATCCGGGCACCGTCGTCATCCGCGAGCCGCATGCCGACAAGAGAGTCGTGAAGGCGATCTCGTTGATAAAGAATGGCTGTCTCATCAAAATCAGCGGTGCAATCATGGCAGGAAGACCAGGCGTTGCAGGCGAGATCTTCACCGCTCTTGCCGAAGCCGGAGTCAATGTCATGCTGATATCGCAGGGCTCCTCAGAGATGACCATTTCCTTGATAATCACCGAAGAGCATCTTGACGCGGCCCTCACGGCGCTTGCCGAGGTAAAGAGAAGAGGTGTCATCCGTGAGTTCGACTTCGACCGCGACGTTGCGGTCGTCTCGGTTGTCGGTGCAGGAATGGCAGGGACCTACGGGACCCTCAGCAGAATTTTCCACGGACTCGGCGTTGGCGGCATCAATGTGATGATGCTCTCGCAGGGGTCTGAGGTCAACGTCTCGTTTGTCGTGAAGGAAGCGGACGGCGTCAAAGCGGTTCGTGCGATTCACGAAGAGTATCATCTGGAAGCAGAGGAACAGGCATGA